From one Thermoanaerobaculia bacterium genomic stretch:
- the atpC gene encoding ATP synthase F1 subunit epsilon, producing MLRLRLVTPERKVLDVECDEVELPGEQGYFGVLPGHTPLVALLKIGQASYRIGKKESFVVIGGGFAEVSNDTVTVLCDFADLPQEIDLPAAQREQAAAEEAMRTVGPETFQIINAKLETAMARVQVASRR from the coding sequence ATGCTGCGTCTCCGCCTCGTCACCCCCGAGCGGAAGGTTCTCGACGTCGAGTGCGACGAGGTCGAGCTCCCGGGCGAGCAGGGCTACTTCGGCGTGCTCCCCGGGCACACGCCGCTCGTCGCGCTGCTGAAGATCGGCCAGGCGTCCTACCGCATCGGGAAGAAGGAGAGCTTCGTCGTGATCGGCGGCGGCTTCGCCGAGGTGTCGAACGACACGGTCACCGTGCTCTGCGACTTCGCCGATCTTCCGCAGGAGATCGACCTTCCCGCCGCGCAGCGCGAGCAGGCCGCGGCCGAAGAGGCGATGCGGACAGTGGGCCCGGAGACTTTCCAGATCATCAACGCGAAGCTGGAGACCGCGATGGCGAGGGTGCAGGTGGCTTCGCGCCGCTAG